Proteins encoded in a region of the Flavobacterium sp. PMTSA4 genome:
- a CDS encoding glycoside hydrolase family 25 protein: MAKAYTKKPSFRRKNAVRKKAKFPFVRAILALLLFLLSLFAYHYRDAISFYIHSKRDSGSTIDKVAQARIHQVLKKHDDKTFGFDVSEYQGEIDWEVIDSVEHKFPLHFVFIRATAGKNKVDSRFKTNWKATKKHHLIRGAYHYYRPNENSVEQADNFIKTVVLQKGDLPPILDIEQMPESQSIAKLKIGLKRWLDRVEAHYKIKPIIYSGERYYTDFLRDEFSEYSFWIANYNFFEENIKDDWLFWQFTEKAVVEGINENVDLNIFNGTPIMLKQFTKSK, encoded by the coding sequence ATGGCAAAAGCGTATACCAAAAAGCCATCGTTCAGACGTAAAAACGCTGTTAGAAAAAAAGCAAAGTTTCCATTCGTTAGAGCAATTTTGGCGTTACTTTTATTTCTGTTATCGCTGTTTGCTTATCATTATCGCGATGCTATTTCTTTTTATATTCATTCAAAAAGAGATTCAGGTTCAACCATTGATAAAGTTGCCCAAGCCAGAATTCATCAGGTATTGAAAAAACATGATGATAAAACTTTTGGATTTGATGTATCCGAGTATCAAGGAGAAATTGACTGGGAAGTAATTGATTCAGTAGAGCATAAATTTCCCTTGCATTTTGTTTTTATCAGAGCAACAGCTGGGAAAAACAAAGTAGATTCACGTTTTAAAACCAATTGGAAAGCCACCAAAAAGCATCATCTGATTCGCGGTGCTTATCATTATTATAGACCGAACGAAAACTCTGTTGAGCAAGCCGATAATTTCATTAAAACGGTAGTATTGCAAAAAGGTGATTTGCCACCAATTTTGGATATTGAGCAAATGCCCGAAAGTCAATCTATTGCAAAATTAAAAATTGGTTTGAAGCGTTGGTTGGATAGAGTAGAAGCGCATTATAAAATTAAGCCTATAATATATTCTGGTGAGCGTTACTATACCGATTTTTTGAGAGATGAATTTTCAGAATACTCGTTTTGGATTGCCAATTATAATTTCTTTGAAGAAAATATAAAAGATGATTGGCTATTTTGGCAATTCACCGAGAAAGCAGTAGTGGAAGGAATTAACGAAAATGTTGATTTGAATATTTTTAACGGAACGCCAATAATGCTCAAGCAGTTTACCAAATCGAAGTAG
- the recQ gene encoding DNA helicase RecQ — translation MNSNEIDIHKELKKYFGFSQFKGLQENVIKSIVGKNNTFVIMPTGGGKSLCYQLPALIQDGTAIVVSPLIALMKNQVDAIRSLSSENGIAHVLNSSLTKTEINQVKKDITSGITKLLYVAPESLTKEEYVQFLKSVPISFVAIDEAHCISEWGHDFRPEYRNLRTIIKHLGDVPVIGLTATATPKVQEDILKNLDMSDAKTFKASFNRPNLFYEVRTKTKNIESDIIRFIKQNKGKSGIIYCLSRKKVEDIAEVLQVNGISAVPYHAGLDAKTRAKHQDMFLMEDVDVVVATIAFGMGIDKPDVRFVIHHDIPKSLESYYQETGRAGRDGGEGHCLAYYSYKDVEKLEKFMSGKPVAEQEIGFALLQEVVAYAETSMSRRKFLLHYFGEEFDSETGEGADMDDNVRNPKVKVEAMDNVKKLLEVVRDTKHLYKSKEIVFTLIGRVNATIKAHRTDAQSFFGCGSDQEERYWMALIRQVLVEGYLKKDIETYGILKVSPKGLDFIKNPVSFMMSEDHEYNEAEDDAIVTAAKSSGTADELLMGMLRDLRKKVAKKLGVPPFVVFQDPSLEDMALKYPISIEELTNIHGVGEGKAKKYGKEFVELIARYVDDNDIVRPDDLVVKSTGANSANKLYIIQNIDRKLSLEDIAKAKGLTMEALLKEMEQIVYSGTKLNINYHINELLDEDQQEEIHDYFMESETDKIEDALKEFDGDYDIEELRLMRIKFISEVAN, via the coding sequence ATGAATTCTAACGAAATTGACATACACAAAGAATTAAAAAAGTATTTTGGTTTCTCTCAATTTAAAGGATTACAAGAAAATGTTATAAAAAGTATTGTTGGTAAGAACAATACTTTTGTTATTATGCCTACTGGTGGAGGAAAATCACTTTGTTATCAATTACCTGCATTAATACAAGACGGAACAGCAATTGTTGTTTCGCCACTAATTGCCTTGATGAAAAATCAAGTTGACGCAATTAGAAGTTTGTCTTCAGAAAACGGAATTGCACACGTTTTAAATTCCTCGTTAACCAAGACAGAAATCAATCAAGTAAAAAAAGACATTACTTCTGGTATTACTAAATTACTGTATGTAGCTCCAGAATCATTAACCAAAGAAGAATACGTTCAGTTTTTAAAATCAGTGCCAATTTCATTTGTAGCTATTGATGAAGCACATTGTATCTCAGAATGGGGACACGATTTCAGGCCTGAATACAGAAACTTAAGAACCATCATCAAACATCTTGGCGATGTTCCTGTTATTGGATTAACCGCTACGGCTACTCCAAAAGTTCAGGAAGATATCCTTAAAAATTTGGACATGAGTGATGCAAAAACATTCAAAGCATCATTTAACCGTCCGAATTTGTTTTACGAAGTACGAACAAAAACCAAAAATATCGAATCGGATATCATCCGTTTTATCAAGCAAAACAAAGGTAAATCGGGAATTATCTATTGCCTAAGCAGAAAGAAAGTAGAAGATATTGCCGAAGTATTACAGGTAAATGGAATTTCAGCAGTGCCTTATCACGCAGGTTTGGATGCTAAAACCCGCGCCAAACATCAGGATATGTTTTTGATGGAAGATGTAGATGTAGTGGTGGCAACCATTGCTTTCGGTATGGGAATTGACAAACCCGATGTACGTTTTGTAATTCACCACGATATTCCAAAATCATTAGAAAGTTATTATCAGGAAACTGGTCGTGCTGGTCGCGATGGTGGCGAAGGTCATTGTTTGGCTTACTATTCGTATAAAGATGTTGAAAAATTAGAAAAATTCATGTCGGGCAAACCCGTTGCCGAGCAGGAAATTGGTTTTGCTTTGCTTCAGGAAGTTGTGGCTTATGCTGAAACATCGATGTCGCGACGTAAATTTTTATTGCATTATTTTGGTGAAGAATTTGATAGCGAAACAGGCGAAGGCGCTGATATGGATGACAATGTTAGAAATCCAAAAGTTAAGGTTGAAGCCATGGACAATGTCAAAAAACTACTCGAAGTGGTTCGCGACACCAAGCATCTTTATAAATCAAAAGAAATTGTTTTCACATTAATTGGCCGCGTCAATGCTACCATAAAAGCCCACAGAACCGATGCACAAAGTTTTTTTGGTTGTGGTAGCGACCAGGAAGAACGCTATTGGATGGCGCTCATTCGTCAGGTTTTGGTAGAAGGTTATTTAAAGAAAGATATAGAAACCTATGGTATTCTGAAAGTATCGCCAAAAGGATTGGATTTTATTAAAAATCCAGTTTCTTTCATGATGTCAGAAGACCACGAGTATAACGAAGCAGAAGATGATGCTATCGTAACAGCGGCAAAATCAAGCGGAACTGCCGATGAATTATTGATGGGCATGCTGCGCGATTTACGTAAAAAGGTAGCCAAGAAATTAGGCGTTCCACCTTTTGTGGTCTTTCAAGATCCGTCACTAGAAGATATGGCGTTGAAATATCCAATTTCTATTGAGGAACTAACCAATATTCATGGAGTAGGCGAAGGAAAGGCTAAGAAATACGGAAAAGAATTTGTAGAATTGATTGCCCGTTATGTTGATGATAACGACATCGTTCGTCCGGATGATTTGGTGGTCAAATCTACAGGTGCTAACTCGGCTAATAAGCTGTATATCATTCAAAATATCGATAGAAAGTTATCACTCGAAGATATAGCCAAAGCCAAAGGATTGACCATGGAAGCCTTGCTTAAAGAAATGGAGCAAATTGTATATTCGGGTACCAAGTTAAACATCAATTACCATATCAATGAACTGCTAGACGAAGACCAGCAAGAGGAAATACACGATTATTTCATGGAATCAGAAACCGACAAAATAGAAGATGCACTCAAAGAATTTGATGGCGATTACGACATCGAAGAACTCCGCCTGATGCGCATTAAATTCATCAGTGAAGTAGCAAATTAA
- the lptB gene encoding LPS export ABC transporter ATP-binding protein, which produces MKLRAENLVKTYKKRSVVKGISVEVNQGEIVGLLGPNGAGKTTSFYMIVGLVKPNSGNIYLDDMNITDFPMYKRAQYGIGYLAQEASVFRKLSIEDNILSVLQLTKLSKEEQIAKMESLIAEFSLEHIRTNRGDLLSGGERRRTEIARALATDPKFILLDEPFAGVDPVAVEDIQRIVAQLKNKNIGILITDHNVQETLAITDKTYLMFEGGILKAGVPEELVEDEMVRRVYLGQNFELRKKKLEF; this is translated from the coding sequence ATGAAGTTAAGAGCTGAAAATCTGGTAAAAACCTATAAAAAAAGAAGTGTTGTAAAAGGTATTTCTGTCGAAGTAAATCAAGGCGAAATCGTAGGTTTACTTGGCCCGAATGGTGCCGGAAAAACTACTTCGTTCTACATGATTGTAGGTTTGGTTAAGCCAAATTCGGGAAATATTTATCTAGACGATATGAACATTACTGATTTTCCGATGTACAAACGTGCACAATACGGAATCGGGTATTTGGCACAAGAAGCTTCTGTTTTTAGAAAATTAAGTATTGAAGACAACATATTAAGTGTTTTGCAGTTAACCAAGCTTTCAAAAGAAGAACAAATTGCTAAAATGGAAAGTTTAATTGCCGAATTCAGTTTAGAACATATTCGAACCAATCGTGGTGATTTGCTTTCGGGTGGTGAACGAAGAAGAACCGAAATTGCTCGTGCTTTAGCAACTGACCCAAAATTTATTCTATTGGATGAGCCTTTTGCTGGTGTTGACCCAGTAGCAGTAGAAGACATTCAGCGCATTGTAGCCCAATTAAAAAATAAAAACATCGGAATCCTGATTACCGACCACAATGTTCAGGAAACGCTTGCCATTACTGATAAAACTTACTTGATGTTTGAAGGTGGAATTTTAAAAGCCGGTGTTCCAGAAGAATTGGTAGAGGATGAAATGGTTCGTAGAGTATATCTAGGTCAAAACTTTGAACTTCGAAAAAAGAAATTGGAATTTTAG
- the tatC gene encoding twin-arginine translocase subunit TatC, translating into MAKKKKPVNEMSFLDHLEDLRWLLVRSSAVIVIMAIVTYFFADYIFDEIIFGPTRPDFVTYRFFCDVAQRLGMTGDICIKELPFIIQNTSMEGQVNIFIWTCITAGFILSFPYILYETWKFIGPALYEKEKKNASIFIIASSLLFFLGVLFGYFLIVPLSVNFVATFSISNVVKNEFNLESYIGMIKTSVIAAGLFFELPIIIYFLSKLGLVTPAFLRKYRKYAIVIVLIVAAIVTPPDVVSQVSVSIPMLIIYEASIFISVFVHKNKLKNG; encoded by the coding sequence ATGGCCAAGAAAAAGAAACCTGTTAATGAAATGTCATTCTTAGATCATTTAGAAGATTTGAGATGGTTGTTAGTTAGAAGTTCTGCGGTAATTGTCATCATGGCAATCGTTACCTATTTTTTTGCCGATTATATTTTTGATGAAATAATCTTTGGTCCAACAAGACCTGATTTTGTTACCTACCGTTTTTTTTGTGATGTAGCACAAAGACTTGGAATGACAGGTGATATTTGTATAAAAGAATTGCCATTCATCATTCAAAATACATCCATGGAAGGACAAGTAAATATCTTTATCTGGACTTGTATAACCGCCGGGTTTATTCTTTCTTTTCCTTATATTTTATATGAAACGTGGAAGTTTATTGGTCCTGCGTTGTATGAAAAAGAAAAGAAAAATGCCTCTATATTCATCATAGCTTCATCCTTATTGTTTTTCTTGGGTGTACTTTTTGGTTACTTTCTGATTGTGCCTTTATCTGTTAATTTTGTGGCAACATTCTCTATAAGTAACGTTGTTAAAAATGAGTTTAACTTAGAATCCTATATTGGAATGATAAAAACATCTGTCATTGCTGCAGGATTGTTTTTTGAATTACCAATAATCATCTATTTTCTATCCAAATTAGGCTTGGTTACACCAGCATTTTTAAGAAAATATAGAAAATATGCAATCGTAATTGTATTAATTGTTGCGGCTATAGTTACTCCGCCCGATGTGGTAAGTCAAGTTTCTGTATCCATTCCGATGTTGATTATCTATGAAGCAAGCATTTTCATTTCGGTTTTTGTACATAAAAATAAATTAAAAAATGGCTGA
- a CDS encoding carboxypeptidase-like regulatory domain-containing protein, whose product MKKHDENKYYMEQLVHEYLKGLDSAIVEASPELDTDIAELGSEIDLIAELNEYQQMNRTGHQLIKSQLKQDMAMKAIEVVDALRAYAKVTNNMVLFAEMGITYWSIYKKRDAEAKDECRFIHDRGVEHLAGITTYGITEAFLLELKGLITDYNANMTKPRMSITERMQLTRGIDDAFGRIDVLLKELDIKVFALRTLYPAVVSHYKDCRRIVDYRGSVLAISGTVKNELDEPIFGATATIEVLDRSTKSTYKGNFEFRNLPDGLYTVVVERPGYEKQAVTVGVVKGETTKINVVLKSTEGQLRVA is encoded by the coding sequence ATGAAAAAACATGATGAAAACAAGTACTACATGGAACAGTTGGTTCATGAGTATTTAAAAGGATTGGATTCGGCTATTGTTGAAGCTTCGCCAGAACTTGACACTGATATTGCTGAACTGGGCAGTGAGATTGACCTTATTGCTGAATTGAATGAGTATCAACAGATGAACCGCACGGGACATCAGCTTATTAAGAGTCAACTGAAACAAGATATGGCTATGAAGGCTATTGAGGTTGTTGATGCTTTGAGAGCGTATGCTAAAGTGACGAACAACATGGTGTTGTTTGCAGAAATGGGCATTACTTACTGGAGTATTTATAAGAAGCGTGATGCTGAGGCTAAGGATGAGTGTAGGTTTATACACGACCGCGGCGTGGAGCATCTGGCAGGAATTACTACGTATGGGATTACTGAGGCTTTTTTGCTTGAGTTGAAGGGATTGATTACTGATTATAATGCTAACATGACGAAGCCGAGGATGAGTATTACTGAGCGTATGCAGTTGACGAGAGGTATTGATGATGCTTTTGGGCGTATTGATGTGCTTTTGAAGGAACTGGATATTAAGGTTTTTGCGTTGCGCACGTTGTATCCTGCGGTGGTGAGTCATTATAAGGATTGTAGAAGGATTGTTGACTATCGAGGTAGTGTGCTGGCGATTAGTGGTACTGTTAAGAATGAGCTTGATGAACCTATTTTTGGTGCTACGGCTACGATTGAGGTACTGGATAGAAGTACTAAATCGACTTATAAGGGGAATTTTGAGTTTAGGAATTTGCCTGATGGGTTGTATACTGTTGTTGTTGAACGTCCTGGTTATGAGAAGCAGGCTGTTACTGTTGGGGTTGTTAAAGGTGAAACAACGAAGATTAATGTTGTTCTTAAATCGACCGAAGGGCAACTTAGGGTTGCTTAG
- a CDS encoding putative peptidoglycan binding domain-containing protein: protein MSRKIKLIWDFRGETAAKIAEHHEKHLKEYIAMENFEEKTTGFEVVSELYAIAFMVVDEKNMILVRDALKPHRGEVY, encoded by the coding sequence ATGTCACGAAAAATAAAACTCATTTGGGATTTTAGAGGAGAAACGGCCGCCAAGATTGCCGAACATCACGAGAAACACCTGAAAGAATATATTGCAATGGAAAACTTTGAGGAAAAAACAACTGGTTTTGAGGTAGTCTCTGAGTTGTATGCCATAGCTTTTATGGTGGTTGATGAAAAAAACATGATACTGGTTCGCGATGCTTTGAAACCTCACAGAGGGGAGGTTTATTAG
- a CDS encoding CDP-alcohol phosphatidyltransferase family protein, translated as MNIKAQIPNMFTMLNLFSGCVALVFVADFNFELAFYFVCLGIFFDFFDGFFARKFNVAGPLGVQLDSLADMVTSGVVPGFVMFQLMRDNDSFGAMSLFPYLGFIITLGACYRLAKFNIDTRQSDSFIGLPTPANALFFTSLPLVNASFFDDNFNGVIYNNWVLVGLCFLSAYVMNAEIPLFSLKIKNFSFAKYKLQIFFLLLSIVLLLIFQVLAVPMIIVIYVLLSVLNNFFTKKSV; from the coding sequence ATGAATATCAAAGCGCAGATTCCCAATATGTTTACGATGCTTAATTTGTTTAGTGGTTGCGTTGCTTTGGTTTTTGTAGCAGATTTTAACTTCGAGTTAGCATTCTACTTTGTTTGTTTGGGTATTTTCTTTGATTTTTTTGATGGTTTTTTTGCGCGTAAATTCAATGTTGCTGGTCCGTTAGGCGTTCAACTGGATTCGCTTGCGGATATGGTTACAAGCGGAGTCGTTCCTGGTTTTGTGATGTTTCAGTTAATGCGTGATAATGATTCTTTTGGAGCAATGAGTTTGTTTCCTTATTTAGGATTCATTATAACACTCGGCGCTTGTTATCGTTTGGCAAAATTCAATATTGATACGCGTCAATCGGATAGTTTTATAGGATTGCCAACTCCAGCAAATGCTTTGTTTTTTACAAGTTTGCCTCTAGTTAATGCCTCATTTTTTGATGATAATTTTAACGGAGTAATTTATAATAATTGGGTTTTAGTTGGACTTTGTTTTTTAAGTGCTTATGTAATGAACGCTGAAATTCCGTTATTCTCTTTGAAAATTAAGAACTTCAGCTTTGCTAAATACAAACTTCAAATTTTCTTCTTGTTACTATCTATAGTATTGCTTTTGATTTTCCAAGTTCTTGCTGTTCCGATGATAATAGTTATCTACGTTTTGTTATCGGTTTTAAACAATTTCTTCACAAAAAAAAGCGTTTAA
- a CDS encoding GIY-YIG nuclease family protein: MINIPISKTDPFTKEFNLEWETIAGNKFFEKILNGTINMVSTKPDTNRLFLTINHLEGKDYLILRHPSKDYMLDIGDKFYILFEDDEVLEFEIEKKSFHLYNSLSDTYKQVFENRIILFKEDLNYLANRLIKDWCIHTSGNRKIEGMKSFGNNRFHNYESKENLQIALKNLFIDYIKIVGKIESYKPLSKNDLKDKVYLTEICYLYLMKDLANEYYKIGISNSPEYREKTLQSEKPTIELIISKGFSSRKIALAFENSLHKSYSEKRLRGEWFQLSEKEVIEIREILK; this comes from the coding sequence ATGATTAACATACCTATTTCAAAAACTGATCCTTTTACCAAAGAGTTTAATCTTGAATGGGAAACCATAGCTGGAAATAAATTTTTTGAAAAAATTCTAAATGGAACAATTAACATGGTTTCAACAAAACCAGATACTAATCGACTTTTTCTAACCATAAATCATTTAGAAGGAAAAGACTACCTCATATTAAGACATCCAAGTAAAGACTACATGCTTGATATTGGTGATAAATTTTATATTTTATTTGAGGATGATGAAGTTTTAGAATTTGAGATAGAAAAAAAATCTTTTCACCTATATAATAGCTTGAGTGATACATACAAACAAGTTTTTGAAAATCGGATTATACTATTCAAAGAAGATTTGAATTATTTGGCAAATAGATTGATAAAAGATTGGTGTATTCATACATCTGGAAATAGAAAAATTGAAGGAATGAAGTCTTTTGGTAATAATAGATTTCATAATTATGAAAGCAAAGAAAATTTACAAATTGCTCTAAAAAATTTGTTTATTGATTATATCAAAATAGTCGGAAAAATTGAATCATATAAACCGTTATCTAAAAATGATTTAAAAGACAAAGTATATTTAACAGAGATTTGCTACTTATATTTAATGAAAGACCTTGCTAATGAGTATTACAAAATTGGGATATCCAATAGCCCAGAATATCGTGAAAAGACATTACAGAGTGAAAAACCAACTATAGAACTAATTATTTCAAAAGGTTTTTCAAGTAGAAAAATAGCTTTAGCTTTTGAAAATTCTTTGCACAAATCTTATAGTGAGAAAAGATTAAGAGGAGAATGGTTTCAATTAAGTGAAAAAGAAGTAATAGAGATTAGAGAAATACTAAAATAA
- a CDS encoding KpsF/GutQ family sugar-phosphate isomerase, protein MIDSQKILATAKKTIVSESQAILKLSDFLNEDFVKSVEIIYNSKGRLVITGIGKSAIIAQKIVASLNSTGTPSLFLHASEAIHGDLGMVQKDDVVICISKSGNSPEIKVLVPLLKRFGNKLIAITGNTTSFLGKESDYVLNTYVETEACPNNLAPTNSTTAQLVIGDAIAVCLMELRSFTAEDFAKYHPGGALGKKLLLRVGEMLDTTHRPIVSPDSSIKNVIVEISEKRLGVTAVVENEKVIGIITDGDIRRMLNKTENISGLTAKDIMTVNPKMIKSTDLVSDALNILEDFSITQLVVVDENDYKGVLHLHDILKEGIV, encoded by the coding sequence TTGATTGATTCTCAAAAAATACTCGCAACTGCCAAAAAAACAATAGTTTCAGAAAGTCAGGCTATACTAAAACTTTCTGATTTTTTAAATGAAGATTTCGTAAAGTCCGTTGAAATAATTTACAATTCCAAAGGTCGCCTTGTGATTACAGGAATTGGAAAAAGCGCCATTATTGCTCAAAAGATTGTTGCCTCCTTAAATTCAACCGGAACGCCATCGTTATTTCTTCATGCCTCTGAAGCCATTCACGGCGATTTGGGTATGGTTCAAAAAGATGATGTGGTAATTTGTATTTCAAAAAGTGGTAATAGCCCAGAGATAAAAGTGTTGGTTCCTTTATTAAAACGATTTGGGAACAAACTAATCGCCATTACCGGAAATACTACTTCGTTTTTAGGAAAAGAATCTGATTATGTTTTAAACACTTATGTAGAAACCGAAGCTTGCCCAAATAATTTAGCACCAACCAACAGTACAACGGCGCAGCTTGTTATTGGTGACGCTATTGCGGTTTGTTTGATGGAGTTGAGAAGTTTCACTGCTGAAGATTTTGCAAAATACCATCCTGGTGGTGCATTGGGTAAAAAGTTATTACTAAGAGTTGGAGAAATGCTAGACACAACCCACCGACCAATTGTTTCACCCGATTCGAGCATTAAAAATGTAATTGTTGAAATTTCAGAAAAAAGATTGGGTGTTACTGCCGTTGTTGAAAACGAAAAAGTAATAGGAATAATCACAGATGGCGACATCAGAAGAATGCTGAACAAAACCGAAAATATTTCGGGTTTAACGGCAAAAGATATCATGACCGTAAATCCAAAAATGATTAAATCAACCGATTTGGTTAGTGATGCTTTGAATATTTTAGAAGATTTTTCAATTACTCAATTGGTAGTTGTTGACGAGAATGATTATAAAGGTGTGCTTCACTTACACGACATTTTAAAAGAGGGAATTGTATAA
- a CDS encoding carboxymuconolactone decarboxylase family protein produces the protein MADLVKEFNDYRSKMNDKLLADNNLVIKRIFNLDTNAYAEGALDVKTKELLGLVASAVLRCDDCIKYHLETSYKEGITREEMMEAMGIATLVGGTIVIPHLRRAYEFWEALEDSRP, from the coding sequence ATGGCTGATTTAGTAAAAGAGTTCAATGATTATCGTTCTAAGATGAATGATAAATTATTAGCAGATAACAATTTGGTTATCAAAAGGATTTTCAATCTGGATACGAATGCCTACGCTGAAGGCGCTTTGGATGTTAAAACCAAAGAACTTTTAGGATTAGTAGCTTCGGCTGTTTTGCGTTGCGATGATTGTATTAAATACCACTTAGAAACAAGTTATAAAGAAGGTATCACACGCGAGGAAATGATGGAAGCAATGGGAATTGCAACTCTAGTTGGTGGAACCATCGTTATTCCTCATTTAAGAAGAGCTTACGAGTTTTGGGAAGCGTTGGAAGACTCGAGGCCTTAA
- a CDS encoding DUF2891 domain-containing protein, translating into MKIVVAFLLFFSLELSAQELTLEQANHLATLPIKCLQQEYPNKLSQLLIDSTEIQAPKVLHPAFYGCFDWHSSVHGHWSLVFLLNHFPNLKNKEEIIKKLQINLSKANIQAEIDYLNKAHEKSFERTYGWNWLLKLQLELETSKEPFAKELAQNLKPLSNLLIERYIEFLPKLLYPIRVGTHSSTAFGLTMAWDYAVYSNNTLFQKSIEVNAKRLFLTDKDCPLNWEPSGTDFLSPCLEEMAIMERVLPKKEFIKWLKDFAPKLFSKKFYWEVAKVSDRSDGHLVHLDGLNFSRAWNFYHLANQYPKEFAHLKKVADYHLQFSLASVVDGNYEGEHWLASFALRAFEEKK; encoded by the coding sequence ATGAAAATAGTTGTTGCCTTTTTATTGTTTTTTTCACTAGAACTCTCTGCTCAAGAGCTAACCTTAGAACAAGCCAATCACTTGGCTACTTTGCCCATCAAATGTTTGCAACAAGAATATCCCAATAAACTAAGCCAACTGCTGATAGACAGCACCGAAATACAAGCGCCAAAAGTGTTGCATCCTGCCTTTTATGGTTGTTTTGATTGGCATTCATCGGTTCACGGACATTGGAGTTTGGTTTTCCTCTTAAACCATTTCCCCAATTTGAAAAACAAAGAGGAAATCATTAAAAAACTTCAAATCAACCTGTCTAAAGCAAACATTCAAGCCGAAATAGATTATCTCAACAAAGCTCACGAAAAGTCATTCGAAAGAACCTACGGTTGGAACTGGTTGCTAAAACTGCAATTGGAACTTGAAACTTCAAAAGAACCTTTCGCGAAGGAATTGGCGCAAAACCTGAAACCATTATCGAACTTATTAATTGAAAGATACATCGAGTTTTTACCCAAGTTGTTGTATCCAATCCGTGTTGGAACACATTCGAGCACTGCGTTTGGGCTAACCATGGCGTGGGATTATGCGGTGTATTCTAACAACACTCTTTTTCAAAAAAGCATTGAAGTAAATGCAAAACGATTGTTTCTTACTGATAAAGATTGCCCGTTAAACTGGGAGCCAAGCGGCACCGATTTTCTTTCGCCTTGTTTGGAAGAAATGGCCATCATGGAACGCGTACTTCCTAAAAAAGAATTCATCAAATGGCTAAAAGACTTTGCGCCGAAGTTGTTTTCTAAAAAATTCTATTGGGAAGTAGCCAAAGTATCTGATAGAAGTGATGGACATTTAGTGCATCTTGATGGCTTGAATTTCAGCCGCGCCTGGAATTTTTATCACCTTGCTAATCAATATCCAAAAGAGTTTGCGCATCTAAAGAAAGTTGCCGATTATCATTTACAATTCTCTTTGGCATCCGTAGTTGATGGAAACTATGAAGGCGAACATTGGTTGGCTTCGTTTGCTTTGCGTGCTTTTGAGGAGAAAAAGTAA